In Fusarium oxysporum f. sp. lycopersici 4287 chromosome 4, whole genome shotgun sequence, a genomic segment contains:
- a CDS encoding tyrosyl-tRNA synthetase translates to MTPEESITLIKANLAEVMNPEIIDNVILKEKRPLRVYWGTAPTGKPHCGYFVPTINIAELLHAGCHVKILLADKHAHMDSLAPLEVIEHQCDYYRLLINSSLKAIGVDVSKLEFVVGSSFQDSKEYQLDRFRFSNNVNVSKLLKAGSEVVKQAENPTLGSLEYPIWQSLDEEDLDVDAELGGVDQRKLFTFFIDHMPKTGYKVRAHLMNPMVPGLGEAQKMSSSEPSSKINLLDTPEEVAKKLRKAVCAPKRVEGNGIIAFIEHVIFRVESLNWWHAKLKEDYESDTLTPQMIKPALIKALNDLLDPIRKDFDSGEDWKRVADLAYPAEVKPEKTKKEKDGNRSQRLPIGTPIQQVTDEVPQTVTC, encoded by the exons ATGACACCAGAAGAATCGATTACCCTCATCAAGGCCAACTTAGCTGAAGTCATGAATCCCGAGATCATCGACAATGTAATCCTCAAAGAGAAACGACCCCTCCGCGTCTACTGGGGAACCGCCCCAACAGGAAAACCGCACTGCGGCTACTTCGTGCCAACGATCAACATCGCCGAACTTCTCCACGCAGGATGCCACGTCAAGATCCTTCTCGCCGATAAGCACGCACACATGGACAGCCTGGCGCCTCTCGAAGTGATCGAACACCAATGCGACTACTACAGGCTTCTGATCAATAGCTCCCTCAAGGCTATTGGCGTCGATGTCTCCAAGCTGGAGTTTGTAGTTGGAAGCTCATTCCAGGACAGCAAAGAATATCAGCTCGACCGATTTCGATTTTCGAATAATGTTAACGTGTCAAAGCTGCTCAAGGCTGGTTCCGAAGTCGTCAAACAAGCCGAGAATCCGACTTTGGGTAGCTTGGAATACCCCATTTGGCAAAGCCTTGACGAGGAGGATCTTGATGTTGACGCAGAACTGGGCGGTGTGGACCAGCGCAAACTATTCACATTTTTCATTGATCATATGCCCAAAACCGGTTACAAGGTGCGAGCACATTTGATGAACCCCATGGTTCCCGGTCTTGGAGAGGCGCAAAAGATGAGTTCAAGCGAACCAAGCTCCAAGATCAATCTTCTCGATACTCCAGAAGAAGTCGCCAAAAAGCTGAGAAAGGCCGTATGCGCCCCGAAACGGGTTGAAGGAAATGGTATCATTGCGTTTATAGAACATGTCATCTTCCGAGTTGAGTCACTGAACTGGTGGCACGCCAAG ctcaaggaggaTTACGAGAGCGATACTCTGACACCGCAGATGATCAAACCTGCGCTGATCAAAGCACTCAACGATCTTCTGGACCCCATTCGGAAAGATTTTGACTCAGGTGAGGATTGGAAACGTGTTGCTGATCTGGCTTACCCAGCTGAGGTGAAGCCTGAGAAAacaaagaaggagaaggacgGAAACAGATCTCAAAGGCTGCCTATTGGGACGCCAATTCAGCAAGTTACAGATGAGGTGCCCCAAACAGTAACTTGCTAA
- a CDS encoding NAD-dependent aldehyde dehydrogenase produces MAEVSKPVYATSYKPHPSDRMKAATWTGTKSIELSDVPKPTITAPADAIVHITHCTICGSDLHMYNGDLNKVMEKGLIMGHEAIGIVEEVGPQVKTLSVGDRVIILPVIACGDCFYCKRKEFSLCDRTNPSKELEQMYGHRLSGIFGYSLITGGYPGDQAEYCRVPNADLTCVKAPKDIEASKLVGLADVTPTAWHGNELAEVGKGDVVGVWGCGAVGLSIQRLAKLRGASKVYAIDKDEHRLDIAKSMGMIPINVKDHSDPADYILSIEPHGLDRGIEASGFRSTNSTTHATMRALGVEGDSSDTVSAAIKATRKGGNVALIGDFFYNTNNFPIGMLMEKGITLRGGQLYAQKYFPFLLDLVVEGKYDPSFMFTHHDNFENISKNYEAFFSHKTPGGLKVCLSTAFGRAQGGGSV; encoded by the exons ATGGCAGAAGTATCCAA ACCAGTCTATGCAACATCTTACAAGCCCCATCCTAGCGATAGGATGAAGGCAGCAACTTGGACAGGCACAAAGTCCATCGAGCTGTCCGATGTGCCCAAGCCCACCATCACCGCGCCCGCCGATGCCATCGTGCACATCACCCACTGCACCATTTGCGGCTCGGATCTGCACATGTATAACGGCGATCTGAACAAGGTTATGGAGAAGGGGCTGATCATGGGCCACGAGGCTATCGGCATCGTCGAAGAAGTTGGGCCGCAGGTCAAGACCCTAAGTGTAGGAGACCGAGTTATCATCCTGCCCGTAATTGCATGCGGGGACTGTTTCTACTGCAAGCGCAAGGAGTTCTCGCTCTGTGATCGCACCAACCCCTCTAAGGAGTTGGAGCAGATGTACGGCCATCGCTTGTCAGGCATTTTCGGTTACTCTCTGATCACGGGAGGGTACCCCGGAGACCAGGCTGAGTACTGCCGCGTGCCCAACGCCGATCTCACCTGCGTCAAGGCTCCGAAGGACATAGAGGCCAGTAAGCTTGTTGGCCTCGCCGACGTGACTCCTACCGCCTGGCACGGCAACGAGCTGGCCGAGGTCGGCAAGGGAGATGTCGTCGGCGTCTGGGGCTGCGGCGCCGTTGGCCTCTCTATCCAGCGTCTGGCGAAGCTTCGTGGAGCCAGCAAGGTCTATGCCATCGACAAAGACGAGCACCGCCTCGACATTGCCAAGTCAATGGGCATGATTCCCATCAATGTCAAGGATCACTCCGATCCTGCTGACTACATCTTGTCCATTGAACCACATGGGCTGGACCGTGGCATTGAGGCGAGCGGCTTCAGGAGCACCAACTCAACTACTCATGCCACTATGAGAGCGCTGGGGGTCGAGGGGGACAGCTCTGATACGGTGAGCGCGGCGATCAAGGCGACACGCAAGGGAGGCAATGTCGCGTTGATCGGAGACTTTTtctacaacaccaacaacTTCCCGATTGGAATGTTGATGGAAAAGGGCATCACCCTACGCGGAGGACAGCTCTACGCTCAGAAG TACTTTCCGTTTCTTCTGGACCTGGTTGTCGAAGGGAAATACGACCCCTCTTTCATGTTTACCCATCACG ATAACTTCGAGAACATCTCAAAGAACTACGAAGCCTTCTTTAGTCACAAAACGCCTGGAGGATTGAAGGTATGTCTCTCAACTGCCTTTGGACGGGCACAGGGTGGGGGTTCAGTTTGA